The Methanofollis fontis genome includes the window TGAGAGGCGTTGAAATGGATCCGATCCCCTTCCTGACCGATATCCTCCTCCCCGCCCTCGGGGAGGGGGTGATCATCACGATCGCCCTGATCCTTGCGGCGGCACCCTTCGGCTGCCTCCTTGGTATCGGCGTCGCCGTCGGACGGACCTATGGATCCCGTCCGGTATCGCTTCTCACGCGCGGCTTTGTCGCCTTTGTCAAGGGATGCCCCCTGCTGCTGCTGCTCTTCATCCTCTATTTCGGGCTGCCTTCTATCGGCATCCGTTTCACGCCCTTCCTTGCCGCCACGGTCGGGTTCATCTTCTGCAACGGCGCCTACAACTCCGAATATATCAGAGGCGCCCTGCTCTCGGTGAAGGAGGGTCAGATGATCGCCGCCTCGGCGCTCGGGATGACCCGGGCCCAGGCGATCCGCCATATCATCCTGCCGCAGGCGCTCAGGCGCGCCATCCCGGGCATGACAAACGAGTTCATCTACCTGATCAAGTACTCCTCCCTCGCCTACATGATCACCGTCGTGGAACTCACAGGCGCCGGAAAACTGGTGGCGACGAAGTACTTCATGTACAACGAGACCTTCCTGGTGGTCGGCATCGTCTACCTTGCCCTGGTCACGGTGACGACGCTCGGCGCAAATTTCCTCGAGCGGCGGTTCGCCGTGCCGACATAGGTTCTCCTTTTTTCCGGTTTTTTTTGGTTTAATGAGGGCACTTCTTCCAATCTGTCGCCCCCGGGAGGGGAGACTCCTCCCTGACCCTCCCCCGTCAATGCGATTGGGAGCGGATCGTTGAAACCATTGAGGTGAAGAGGATGTGGTTTTCTGGCTGATGGCTTCCTCTTTTTTGTGACGGTTTACGGGAGCCCCCCCCACATCTCAGCATGCCCCGCAGAACTGTCTCCGCCCATATCGCAATGAGCGGAGGGAGCGTGGAGTGGAAACTCCCGCCCCGTGCGTTTCGAAAAGGGCGATTCGCCTCCAACCGGGAGGGGAGACCCCTCCCGGACCCTCCCCCTCGATGGGATAGGGAGTGGATCGTTGAAAACGTGGAAATGGGGAGGATCCGGATTATTCTGGCTGGTCGTTTCCTCAGTCATGTGATG containing:
- a CDS encoding amino acid ABC transporter permease, whose amino-acid sequence is MDPIPFLTDILLPALGEGVIITIALILAAAPFGCLLGIGVAVGRTYGSRPVSLLTRGFVAFVKGCPLLLLLFILYFGLPSIGIRFTPFLAATVGFIFCNGAYNSEYIRGALLSVKEGQMIAASALGMTRAQAIRHIILPQALRRAIPGMTNEFIYLIKYSSLAYMITVVELTGAGKLVATKYFMYNETFLVVGIVYLALVTVTTLGANFLERRFAVPT